Genomic window (Desulforapulum autotrophicum HRM2):
AATTTACCGGACAGATTGTAACGGAAACCATGCTGATCAAAGGGCTGAATGACGACATGATAGACATTGAAAAAACAGCTGATTTTATCCGGGGCATCAATTGCGCCACAGCATACTTGAGCATTCCAACACAGCCGCCTGTTGAAAAATGGGTAGAGCCTCCCGAAGAACAAACCCTTAAGCAGGCCTACCAGGTGTTTGACAACCGTGGGATAAATACCGAATACCTGATACCAGACTCCGCTCCAGCCATGGGGGTAGTTAAAGCTTAAGGGATACCAGCTTATTGCCGGGGTCTTCCCCGTCCGATGTGACTTGAAAGCCAAATACACGGCACAGTTTGAGCATGGATTTATTCTCACTGAGGACATCGCCAAAGACTTCACCGATTCCCTGACTGCCGGCATAATCGATGATGCGGCGAAGAAGCATGGGCCCGAGCCCCAGACCCGTCATGTCGCCACGCAGCAAAATGGCAAATTCTGCACGCTCTTTGTCCGGGTCTGCACTGAGTTGCACTAATCCATAAAGTTCCGTTGCTCCTTCTTTGTTTTTACCTTCCACCACCAAGGCCATCTCCCGGTCATAGTCGATCTGGGTGAGCCGGGCAGCCAGGGTATGGGGCATGGTGTTCATGGGATGTAAAAAACGCAGGCGAATCTCTTCCGGAGACAGGCTGGCAAAGATCTTTTGAAAATCTGGCTCATCTTCCGGGCGGATCGGGCGGATGAGCAATGTTTGCCCGTCCGGCAGATTCAGGATTTCTTCTAATTCTTTGGGATAGGGATGAATTGCCAGTCGATCGATTGCCGGACAGATGGCCTTGACCAGTTTGATACGGGCATCCAGAACCAGCACCCCATGCGCATCTGCCAGCAGTGGGTTGATCTCCAACTCGGCAATATCGGCAATATCACAAACCAGCTGGGAGATTTTCACCAGGGTAAGGGCGATACTGTCCAGATTTGCCCCCGGCATTCCAGGATAGCCCTGCAAAAGACGATAAACCCTGGTACGGGCCATCACTTCATGGGCCAGTTTCATATTGAGCGGGGGAAGTGCCAGGGCCTTGTCCCCGATCACTTCCACGGCCATGCCACCATGACCGACCATGAGCACCGGGCCAAAAAGCGCATCATCAGCCATCCCGATAATCAGTTCATGGGCATGGGGGCGGTGAACCATTGGCTGCACCGTAAATCCCTGGAAATGAGCATCAGGCCGCAGATGACGTACACGCTCCAGCATGGCAGCTGCGTTTTTACATACCACGTCCGGGGTTTCAAGGTTGAGGCTGACACCGCTGACATCAGACTTGTGAATAATATCTGGTGAAACAATTTTCAAGGCCGTTGGTCCGCCGATTGTTTCAGCCAGCCCAGCGGCAGCTTCCGGAGAGGAGGCTTCATGGGTTGCCACCACAGGAATGGCGTAGGCTGCCAGGACTGCCATGGCTTCTGATACCGTCAGCCATGAACGATTTTCAGCCAATGCCCCATCAATAATTTTTTGGGCCGTGGCTGAATCCGGGGTGAAGACCTCAGGAATGTTGGGTGGGGTTTCCATCAACATTTCCTGACTCTTATGGTAACGGACGATCTGCATGAAGCCCCTTACGGCTTCGGCAGGTGTGGTGTAAGTGGGAATACGGTTCTCAGTAAAAATGCGCCGGGCCTCCAGGGCCGATTCATTACCGATCCAGCAGGTGAGTACCAGCTTGCGGTTGTACGTCGATATTTTGTCTTGAAGGGTATTGATCACAGCGTTTGAGGCCTCAGTGGATGAAGCCACGGCCGAGGGACAATTGATCACTAGAACAGCATCTGTCCCCGTATCATTAGCAAGGGCCTCCAGGGCGTCACCATACCGGCTGCCCGGGGCATCATTCATGATATTGACTGGATTGCCATGGGACCAGGCAGACGGAAGAATCTGGTTGAAACGGTCAAGGGTATCAGGCCCAAGCACTGCCAGCTGGCCGCCACGATCAATCAGCGTGTCGGTGGCCATCACCCCCATGCTCCTTCCATTGGTTAAAATTGCCAGGCGATTCCCTGAAACCCGGCGGGCCACTGCCAGGGTCTGGACCGCATTAAACAAGGCCTGCATATCCTTGACCCGCAGCATTCCTGTCCGTCTAAAGGCAGCGTCATAAAAGGCATCAGA
Coding sequences:
- a CDS encoding bifunctional acetate--CoA ligase family protein/GNAT family N-acetyltransferase, with protein sequence MTIRNLKYLFAPCSVALIGASQTPGTIGRVVAGNLFSAGFKGEIFPVSTEFKTIEGVKTYPDVASLPRAPDLAVIVTPPDTIPEMIAQLGKRGTRAAVVLTDGFTNDTDPHHQELNMAMLAAARPHLFRIVGPSSLGVMVPGIGLNASFGHAPPLSGNLALVAQSGTVLTAVLDWGTSQGIGFSKCVALGEMADGDFGDMLDYLAYDYSTQAILLYIEEITGARKFISAARAVARIKPVIVVKAGRHGENVLAPASHTGFPTGSDAFYDAAFRRTGMLRVKDMQALFNAVQTLAVARRVSGNRLAILTNGRSMGVMATDTLIDRGGQLAVLGPDTLDRFNQILPSAWSHGNPVNIMNDAPGSRYGDALEALANDTGTDAVLVINCPSAVASSTEASNAVINTLQDKISTYNRKLVLTCWIGNESALEARRIFTENRIPTYTTPAEAVRGFMQIVRYHKSQEMLMETPPNIPEVFTPDSATAQKIIDGALAENRSWLTVSEAMAVLAAYAIPVVATHEASSPEAAAGLAETIGGPTALKIVSPDIIHKSDVSGVSLNLETPDVVCKNAAAMLERVRHLRPDAHFQGFTVQPMVHRPHAHELIIGMADDALFGPVLMVGHGGMAVEVIGDKALALPPLNMKLAHEVMARTRVYRLLQGYPGMPGANLDSIALTLVKISQLVCDIADIAELEINPLLADAHGVLVLDARIKLVKAICPAIDRLAIHPYPKELEEILNLPDGQTLLIRPIRPEDEPDFQKIFASLSPEEIRLRFLHPMNTMPHTLAARLTQIDYDREMALVVEGKNKEGATELYGLVQLSADPDKERAEFAILLRGDMTGLGLGPMLLRRIIDYAGSQGIGEVFGDVLSENKSMLKLCRVFGFQVTSDGEDPGNKLVSLKL